One Telluria mixta DNA window includes the following coding sequences:
- a CDS encoding DUF885 domain-containing protein has protein sequence MKQTLLAAALSLALSTLFAPAAAVAAPVAAKATAQADARFQAIYKAEWQWRIKQRLAWEEDEPRDVRDALPKVDASTQAARLAMWEGVLRRLDGIRAADLSRAEQINYAVYRAQIAAFVAAQRFREYEQPVNADSAFWSDIAYIARRPLKNAEEYRAYLAQLADLPRYFDEELDNMRAGLARGFTPPQVTLAGRDAPLLNIVNAKSPEDTVWYTPFKEMPATISMDEQTRLRTQGIALIESAVKPAYAKALQFFRDEYVPKARTTLAAERLPDGKAYYQSKIVEYTTTDMTAQQIHQIGLSEMAKIRAEMQQTREKAGFKGDLPAFLAFLRSDPQFYAKTPEELLMRAAWISKKFDGKADQYFGYLPRRRFAIVPVPPDQAPYYTSARGGPGIYLVNTYNLPARALYSLPALTLHESAPGHAFQMPVALEQQGVPPFRRAYISAYGEGWALYCERLGSEMGMYETPYETFGMLSYQAWRASRLVVDTGIHALGWTREQAQAYMHDNTALSDHEIQTEVDRYISWPGQALSYYLGEMAIIESRRKAEAALGDKFDIRAFHDTVLQLGSVPLPVLKARIDTFIADGGKSPYPPTSK, from the coding sequence ATGAAGCAGACCTTGCTCGCCGCCGCCCTTTCACTCGCCCTCTCGACGCTGTTCGCGCCTGCAGCCGCCGTCGCCGCGCCGGTCGCCGCCAAGGCGACCGCGCAAGCCGATGCGCGCTTCCAGGCCATCTACAAGGCCGAGTGGCAATGGAGGATCAAGCAGCGGCTCGCGTGGGAGGAAGACGAACCGCGCGATGTCCGCGACGCGCTGCCGAAGGTCGACGCAAGCACGCAGGCCGCGCGCCTGGCGATGTGGGAAGGCGTGCTGCGCCGGCTGGACGGCATCCGCGCGGCGGACCTGTCGCGCGCCGAGCAGATCAACTATGCCGTGTACCGCGCCCAGATCGCCGCGTTCGTCGCGGCGCAGCGCTTCCGCGAATACGAGCAGCCGGTGAACGCGGACAGCGCGTTCTGGTCCGACATCGCCTACATCGCGCGCCGCCCGCTGAAGAATGCGGAGGAATACCGCGCCTACCTCGCCCAGCTGGCCGACCTGCCCCGCTACTTCGACGAAGAACTGGACAATATGCGCGCCGGTCTCGCACGCGGCTTCACGCCGCCGCAGGTGACCCTGGCCGGCCGCGACGCGCCGCTCCTCAACATCGTCAACGCCAAGTCGCCGGAAGACACGGTCTGGTACACGCCGTTCAAGGAGATGCCCGCGACGATCTCCATGGACGAGCAGACGCGCCTGCGCACGCAGGGCATCGCGCTGATCGAGAGCGCCGTGAAGCCCGCGTACGCGAAAGCCCTGCAATTCTTCCGCGACGAGTACGTGCCGAAGGCGCGCACCACGCTCGCGGCGGAGCGCCTGCCGGACGGGAAGGCGTACTACCAGTCGAAGATCGTCGAGTACACGACGACGGACATGACCGCGCAGCAGATCCACCAGATCGGCCTGAGCGAGATGGCGAAGATCCGCGCCGAGATGCAGCAGACCAGGGAAAAAGCCGGCTTCAAGGGCGACCTGCCCGCCTTCCTCGCCTTCCTGCGCAGCGACCCGCAGTTCTATGCGAAGACGCCGGAAGAACTCTTGATGCGCGCCGCGTGGATTTCCAAGAAATTCGACGGCAAGGCCGACCAGTATTTCGGGTACCTGCCGCGCCGCCGCTTCGCCATCGTGCCCGTGCCGCCGGACCAGGCGCCGTACTACACGTCGGCGCGCGGCGGTCCGGGCATCTACCTCGTCAACACGTACAACCTGCCGGCGCGCGCGCTGTACAGCCTCCCCGCGCTGACCCTGCACGAATCGGCGCCGGGCCACGCGTTCCAGATGCCGGTGGCGCTGGAACAGCAGGGCGTGCCGCCGTTCCGCCGCGCCTACATCTCGGCATACGGCGAAGGCTGGGCGCTGTATTGCGAACGACTGGGCAGCGAAATGGGGATGTACGAGACGCCGTACGAAACGTTCGGCATGCTGAGCTACCAGGCGTGGCGCGCGTCCCGCCTCGTCGTCGACACGGGCATCCACGCGCTGGGCTGGACGCGCGAGCAGGCGCAGGCCTACATGCACGACAACACGGCGCTGTCCGACCACGAGATCCAGACGGAGGTCGACCGCTACATCTCCTGGCCGGGCCAGGCGCTGTCGTACTACCTGGGCGAGATGGCGATCATCGAGTCGCGCCGGAAGGCCGAGGCGGCGCTGGGCGACAAATTCGACATCCGCGCGTTCCACGACACGGTGCTGCAGCTGGGGTCCGTGCCGCTGCCCGTGCTGAAGGCGCGGATCGATACGTTCATCGCCGACGGCGGGAAATCGCCGTATCCACCGACGTCAAAATAA